From the Psilocybe cubensis strain MGC-MH-2018 chromosome 6, whole genome shotgun sequence genome, the window ATGGCGCGGTGCATTGGCGGCACAGGTGGGTGTGTTGTGGAAAAGTGAACGCTACTCAGGGAGTCGGGTTCGTCCATTTCTGTCGGGGTGATAGGGGGAGAGAAAGCACCATGCCAAAAAGCTTGTGCTCCAAAGAAGAGCTCGGCAACAAAGTGGTAGTAGTGTCGCAGGAATTGCCTTGGATCGTTGAAAAGAAGCTGTATACAGAAGACGTGAAGTCAACGTCAGTATCTATGAATATAACGTGTGCGGATGTATTGATGGAGAAACAGGATTTGCATAAGAAATTAAAGGCAAGATGCCACGTTTCGGAATGAGAAATCGGACATAAAACGTACTGTGTTGCCTTCAACTGTCCATACCCGATTCAAATGTTGCCCTTTCTTGTTTGACGTCGCTAAAACCCATCGCCTGTTGGCCTCTTCTGGTGATATGATTGCCATGTTGTCGTCTGTGGGTTCCCTCATTGCAATATTTTCTGGTGTGTTCTCAGCTTCCAGTCCTGTGCTCGTCATCATGCGGATTTCGGGAAAGCTCTTGCGAGCATCATCGTCTGCCACGATATATAGCGTCCCGTTTGACATGTACAAATTTCGGAAAAGTGTCCATCCAGGAGCATGAGCAAGTAGCTCTGTAGAGGGAAGTTCATCGAAAGGCAAAACTGGGGTGGACACCCTCGTCGTAGGGGTAGGTAAGGCAGTCACCACCACCGTTTCCGTCTTCGTTCGCAATTTCGTGCGGGTCTGGTGCCGGAAAGCCGTGACTGTGGCCTTGGGGACATTATCCTGGACATTGGTGTTGATGACAATAGACTGATCGTTGACGCTTGACGGTTGGCCAAAAAGAACTGACCAGACGTGCATAGAGGAAGCGCCGATCAGCAGGAGAAGCGCATCGCGACGGGAAAGCGAGCCATTGCGGAATAGCATCCTGAGGAACGCGACGGCCTCAAAGGAAGGTAGAATGGGCGGGAAGGAAAGGGTTTATCACTATCAAGAGGCAGAAAGCTTGGTGAACGGCAAACGGAGGTGGCGGTTGGGTAACGCTGAAGGATCAACTGACTAGAATGAATAAAATAGTATGTGATGCCCGAAGGCCTAATTATAGTGTTATATGTAGAGTTGAAAaacaaagagaaaaggagaaagtgGACACAGGACAAGCTAGGACAAGGTGTAACAATGAACAGAACAATTTTCGGGGTTTATAGTATTGCCATATTAAGACCTATTTCAAACTTTATGTTTGTCTTAACCAAACGAGTTCTATCTCCTGAACACATCAACTTACAATCCTCAGCAAGACATTACTGTCCTTATATATACCGTTGTTATTATACTCTCTGGTATCTTcacaagaaaatgaaacaTCTTTCCATCCTACCATACAGGCAAAAGTTGCTTTCGAACAATGATATACAAATTGTTCAAATGTGCAACAAGATTCAAGGCGGCCAGACTCTGCATTAACGCTCTTCCAAGACTATGGTGCGTTTTTTGAATCAAAGCCTTTCGATATATTCGCATTGTTGTATCGTATACATAACCCATTAAGACGATTCCAAAATGAGTCTCTCGAAGTCGGGGGAACGGACGTTGAAttcacaatcaaacttgcATTTGCGCCtgtgacgacgacgaagcaCCCAATTCAGTTCAGGTTTTCTTGACGTCAACACGGGAAAACTCACACAAGCAACGCGGACTCTTCGTAGTCGTTATTAATTTCGACTTCGTTGCCGTTTTCGTCCTTGGCTTTGTCAATGGTAAAGCAGGCAAGAACAGACGCGATTTGTAGCCACAACTGTATGATCGTGGGTTTATCGATACCATTTCATTGATTTATCTATAACTTACTGAAGAGCTGGCGATCGCTTTACCAACACATATCCTGCAAAGAGGCCAATTCAACAATATCTCTGTAATCTCTATTGAAGGTGAGCTTACCTGCGTCCAAAACCATACGCCAGAACCCTATCGTCATTATTTAGCTTGCCGTTTTCGTCGAAAAATCTTTCAGGTTTGAATGCGAATGGTTCTGGATAAACGTCTTCATCATGTGTCATAGCCCTTGAGAGATGATGCTGCATCAGTTTCTGAACAGTCAAGCGTAGTATTGCCATACCAAATATTGGGGAAAACAGTGGTGCCTGAGTAAAGAGTCAGTCAATGACAAAAAACTGGCATATTTTTCATTGAGTTTGGTACCTTCAGGAATAAAGTATCCCTTGAATGTGTCATCGGTAGTGACAGAGTGCGGTACACTGATGGGAATAGGAGGTTTGAAGCGCAAGACTTCCCGATAGATGGCCTCAATGTAAGGCAGAGACTTGCGGTCCGCCAATGTCGGAAGTCTTTTTGTTCCCAGTACGCGATCTAATTCGGCCTGCGCTTTTTTCTGAATTTCCGGATTGAGAACCATTTGGTGGAAGAAGGTCCCAGATGCGGATATCGTCTGTAGACTGTGATTAGTCTAGCCTTACTGATAGAGTGTAGCTCTTTTGACATACAGTATCCGAAGCCGCTTTAAGTGGGTACATATGTTCATCCTTAGACCTCCGTGATATCACGATAATACACTCACCACCATAGACTGTATAGGCAACATTCTTGATTATAAACTCCTCTTCGTCAGATCCACCACCGGCATACTTTTTCTCATAAAAATCAGTGACTAGAGACGACACAGCAGTTCCATCCGCCTGTAAAAGTGCCGGAATTCGCGATTTGCATCTGAAGGTTGGAAATCAAATCACTTACCAAGCTTTTCTTTACAAATTCCGTTGGGATTCTCACCACTTCGTTGGTTAACCTTTTCACTTCTTCGGCCGCATTTCGCGATATGGCTCCAGGGAACCATAGTGGGacatgacgaagaagaggaaaaacaTTGATGAGGCTACCGCCAGGCGCCATGAGGCGACCTCCAAGGATAGTAGCCGCTTCCGCGGTTTCAATGACTGGGTCGTGAGGAGATTTGATGTCATAACCATACATCATGGCCATTGTCAGACCGATGGAAAGGCTGGAGACAGGTTTGTGATTAGTAAATAGAAGGGTTGAGGAAATCGTTATTTACACGTTATTATGAGCATCGTAGTCTTTCGGCGTCTTGAGGAGGGCTTGAAGGAATTGATGAGTTTTAGTCATTTGTATCGATTCATATTTCAGAGATGCTTGGGGGTTGAAGTTTTGTTGGCAGATCCTCCGATGCTGTCTCCATTCATCGCCGTAGCTTAAGAGTGCTACATTATACTCCCATCCCATACTAAAAAAACAAGATGAGAATGACAAATTGTTGCCCAGATATATACTTACAGTTTGATGATTGGCATCTGAGGTCTGTCGGAATATATTTTTGCGCGCTGCTCGAGAAGTTCAATTGCATCCTCGCGTTTATTGAGGATTAGAAGGTGGTTTCCTAGAGCTTCCGCATGAAGAATGGGACCTATGAAGTAGTTCAGTCAGATATCAATATGCTGTAGCCAAAACACTGACTGTCATATTTTTTTCCCCAATCAGCGTATGTCTGCGCAAATTTGTTAGGAGGAATATCAAAAATATTCCCCAGCAAAGGCAGCGGTTTGGGGCCAGGAGGATAGGGTGACCTTTTGGCATTGAAAAGTAGTAGGCTTGCCAGCTTCTTCGCTGCCCATATAGCCAAAACGACGTAGATAACGGACGTGGAGATACTCATGATAACAGAAAAGGATCCAATGAGAGAAAATGTCCGGTCCTTCTTGGTTGTCCATGCTTTATACCTAACATATGGAACTTCTCACAGAAACAGCCCGCCCTGCACTGAATCTATCATATTTGGAAACCATCCTGCACACGCTGACAGTCGGAAGCCCAAGCGAAAGGCTCCCAGCCGATGAGAACAATAATTCCATTGAAATTCATCCATAGCGATTCCGAGGTTCGGACAAGAGAGTGTCCACGGAATTGGTTTCTTTACAGTACGGTTTGCCGCCGAAAAACGGGTGAAACTGACACAACACTGGGTATAGTACCATTGTCTGGAAAGCCTGCGCACCGTATTGTGTCAAAATGATTTGTCTGACTAAAACGTAAGACGGACGTTGAACGTAAGATAGATGTTGAGTATTATTTCAATAGTATCTGGAACGCTTACGCAGTCTTTCTGTATGTACTATGTCTTCGTCTTCAAGGGCTTCTCGGGTGTCGAATATTTCATGGTGAAGACTTGGATACTTGGGTAGTCAACAGGTAATAAAAAATGTCAGCCAGGTCCAGGAAAAATTAGTAAATATCATCCAG encodes:
- a CDS encoding Cytochrome P450 monooxygenase 98, translated to MSISTSVIYVVLAIWAAKKLASLLLFNAKRSPYPPGPKPLPLLGNIFDIPPNKFAQTYADWGKKYDSPILHAEALGNHLLILNKREDAIELLEQRAKIYSDRPQMPIIKLMGWEYNVALLSYGDEWRQHRRICQQNFNPQASLKYESIQMTKTHQFLQALLKTPKDYDAHNNVLSIGLTMAMMYGYDIKSPHDPVIETAEAATILGGRLMAPGGSLINVFPLLRHVPLWFPGAISRNAAEEVKRLTNEVVRIPTEFVKKSLADGTAVSSLVTDFYEKKYAGGGSDEEEFIIKNVAYTVYGGECIIVISRRSKDEHMYPLKAASDTTISASGTFFHQMVLNPEIQKKAQAELDRVLGTKRLPTLADRKSLPYIEAIYREVLRFKPPIPISVPHSVTTDDTFKGYFIPEGTTVFPNIWAMTHDEDVYPEPFAFKPERFFDENGKLNNDDRVLAYGFGRRICVGKAIASSSLWLQIASVLACFTIDKAKDENGNEVEINNDYEESALLVRKCKFDCEFNVRSPDFERLILESS